Proteins encoded within one genomic window of Paracoccus liaowanqingii:
- a CDS encoding error-prone DNA polymerase: protein MSYAELQVTSQFSFLRGASSAEELFATAAALGIRAMAVTDRNSLAGIVRAHEAAKETGVRLIVGCRLDLRCGMSVVVYPTDRPAWSRLCRLLSIGKARAGKGACQLDWPDLQAHAEGLLAILIPDTGDDTCALRLRRLRDTFGDRAYLALTLRRRPNDQLRLHKLSTLAAGMGVATVITNDVLFHVPDRRILQDVVTAIRHTTTVDALGFRRERHADRYLKAPAEMARLFPRYPEALARTRQIADRCRFSLDELRYQYPEERDDPALTPQETLEALTWEGAADRYPEGIPPEVTTSLNHELSLIARLDYAPYFLTVNSIVRFARSRGILCQGRGSAANSAVCYVLGITSIDPGRNDLLFERFISEERREPPDIDVDFEHERREEVIQWVYKTYGRSHAALTAVVIRYRSKGALRDVGKALGLPEDLIRAISGQIWSWGEEGISDDQLRELGLNPGDRRLRLLLDLAAQLRGAPRHLSQHPGGFVLTHDRLDDLVPIEPAAMADRQIIEWDKDDIDALKFMKVDVLALGMLTCMRRGLDLIAAHKGIRYDLASIPAEDPRTYAMIRKADTLGTFQIESRAQMSMLPRLKPRTYYDLVVQVAIVRPGPIQGDMVHPYLRRRAGQEPVHYPTPELEKVLGKTLGVPLFQEQAMRVAIECAGFTPGEADMLRKSMATFKFTGGVSRFRDKLVEGMVERGYDRAFAERTFRQLEGFGSYGFPESHAASFALIAYASAWLKCWHPDAFCAALLNSQPMGFYAPAQIVRDARDHGVEVRPICIATSDWDCTLEPVGDPGDDRFTVRLGLRMVKGLAEAHAEAILAARATRPFANIADLCRRAGAPMAALTRIAEADGFLPAFDLARREAIWAIKGLRNDDLPLFAAVEQDALLPAGHDDEPGAHHHPARQDRSPRAVVPPLPHVEPTVSLRPMASGREVVEDYSHTGLSLRRHPVSFLRAGLTKCRIRTCAEAMAAPNRRWMEIAGLVLVRQRPGSAKGTMFITLEDETGIANLVVWPKVFDAQRRIILSAGMIAAAGRVQRDGEVVHLVIYRLTDLSAELASIGQRGVAFPLPHGRGDEVHRGAPASDPRTPAAAGAQVAPPQTPNPRDIYIPDLHIDSVKVKAKNFR from the coding sequence ATGAGCTACGCAGAGCTGCAGGTCACCTCGCAATTCTCCTTCCTGCGCGGCGCGTCTTCAGCCGAGGAGCTGTTCGCCACCGCCGCGGCTCTCGGCATCCGCGCCATGGCGGTCACCGACCGCAACAGCCTGGCCGGGATCGTCCGCGCGCATGAGGCGGCGAAGGAGACCGGCGTGCGGCTGATCGTCGGCTGTCGGCTGGATCTGCGCTGCGGCATGTCGGTGGTGGTCTATCCCACCGACCGCCCGGCCTGGTCGCGGCTCTGCCGGCTCCTGTCCATCGGCAAGGCCCGGGCGGGCAAGGGGGCATGCCAGCTGGACTGGCCCGATCTGCAAGCCCATGCCGAGGGGCTGCTGGCCATCCTGATCCCCGACACCGGCGACGATACCTGCGCCCTGCGCCTGCGCCGGTTGCGGGACACGTTCGGCGACCGCGCGTATCTGGCGCTGACCCTGCGCCGGCGCCCGAACGACCAGCTGCGCCTGCACAAGCTGTCGACCCTCGCCGCCGGGATGGGCGTGGCCACGGTGATCACCAACGATGTGCTGTTCCACGTCCCGGACCGCCGCATCCTGCAGGACGTGGTCACCGCGATCCGCCACACCACCACCGTCGACGCCCTGGGCTTTCGCCGCGAGCGCCACGCCGACCGGTATCTGAAGGCCCCCGCCGAGATGGCGCGGCTGTTCCCACGCTACCCCGAGGCTCTGGCCCGGACCCGACAGATCGCCGACCGCTGCCGGTTCTCGCTGGACGAGCTGCGCTATCAATACCCCGAGGAACGCGACGACCCGGCCCTGACGCCTCAGGAGACGCTGGAAGCGCTGACCTGGGAGGGGGCCGCTGACCGCTACCCCGAGGGCATCCCGCCGGAGGTCACGACCAGCCTGAACCATGAACTTTCCCTGATCGCCCGCCTCGACTACGCCCCCTACTTCCTGACCGTGAACAGCATCGTCCGCTTCGCCCGCTCCCGGGGCATCCTCTGTCAGGGGCGCGGCTCGGCGGCGAACTCGGCGGTCTGCTATGTGCTGGGCATCACCTCCATCGATCCGGGCCGCAACGACCTCCTGTTCGAGCGCTTCATCAGCGAAGAGCGCCGCGAGCCGCCCGACATCGACGTGGACTTCGAGCATGAGCGCCGCGAGGAGGTCATCCAGTGGGTCTACAAGACCTATGGCCGCAGCCATGCCGCCCTGACCGCCGTGGTGATCCGCTATCGCTCCAAGGGCGCGCTGCGCGACGTGGGCAAGGCCCTGGGCCTGCCCGAGGATCTGATCCGCGCCATCTCCGGGCAGATCTGGTCCTGGGGCGAGGAGGGCATCAGCGACGATCAGCTTCGCGAGCTGGGCCTGAACCCCGGCGACCGGCGGTTGCGGCTGCTGCTCGACCTGGCCGCGCAGCTGCGCGGCGCGCCCCGGCATCTGTCCCAGCATCCGGGCGGGTTCGTGCTCACCCACGACCGTCTGGACGATCTGGTCCCCATCGAGCCCGCCGCGATGGCCGATCGGCAGATCATCGAATGGGACAAGGACGACATCGACGCGCTGAAGTTCATGAAGGTCGATGTGCTGGCGCTTGGCATGCTGACCTGCATGCGCCGCGGGCTGGACCTGATCGCCGCGCATAAAGGCATCCGTTACGACCTAGCCAGCATCCCGGCCGAGGACCCCCGCACCTATGCGATGATCCGCAAGGCCGACACGCTTGGCACCTTCCAGATCGAGTCACGTGCCCAGATGTCGATGCTGCCGCGTCTGAAGCCGCGGACCTATTACGATCTGGTGGTGCAGGTGGCCATCGTCCGCCCCGGCCCGATCCAGGGCGACATGGTCCACCCTTATCTGCGCCGCCGGGCCGGGCAGGAGCCGGTCCACTACCCCACCCCGGAGCTGGAGAAGGTGCTGGGCAAGACCCTGGGCGTGCCGCTCTTCCAGGAGCAGGCCATGCGCGTGGCCATCGAATGCGCGGGCTTCACCCCGGGCGAGGCCGACATGCTCCGCAAATCCATGGCGACGTTCAAGTTCACCGGCGGGGTGTCCAGGTTCCGCGACAAGCTGGTCGAGGGCATGGTCGAACGCGGCTACGACCGCGCATTCGCCGAGCGCACCTTCCGCCAGCTGGAGGGCTTCGGCAGCTACGGCTTTCCCGAAAGCCACGCGGCCAGCTTCGCGCTGATCGCCTATGCCTCGGCCTGGTTGAAATGTTGGCACCCCGACGCCTTCTGCGCGGCGCTGCTGAACAGCCAGCCGATGGGCTTCTACGCCCCCGCGCAGATCGTCCGCGATGCCCGCGACCATGGCGTCGAGGTGCGACCCATCTGCATCGCGACGTCGGACTGGGACTGCACGCTGGAGCCGGTGGGTGACCCCGGCGACGACCGCTTCACCGTCCGCCTCGGGCTGCGCATGGTCAAGGGGCTGGCCGAGGCTCACGCCGAGGCTATCCTGGCCGCCCGCGCCACCCGGCCCTTCGCCAACATCGCCGATCTCTGCCGCCGCGCGGGCGCGCCGATGGCCGCGCTGACCCGCATCGCCGAGGCCGATGGCTTCCTGCCCGCCTTCGATCTCGCCCGGCGCGAGGCGATCTGGGCTATCAAGGGCCTGCGCAACGATGACCTGCCACTGTTCGCGGCGGTAGAGCAGGATGCGCTGTTACCCGCCGGGCATGATGACGAGCCAGGAGCGCACCACCATCCCGCTCGGCAGGATCGCAGCCCGCGTGCCGTCGTCCCGCCCCTGCCCCATGTCGAACCCACCGTCTCCCTGCGCCCGATGGCTTCCGGGCGCGAGGTGGTCGAGGACTACAGTCATACCGGCCTATCCCTGCGCCGGCACCCGGTATCCTTCCTGCGCGCCGGCCTGACGAAGTGCCGTATCCGCACCTGCGCCGAGGCCATGGCCGCCCCGAACCGCCGCTGGATGGAGATCGCCGGCCTGGTCCTCGTTCGTCAGCGCCCCGGCTCCGCCAAGGGCACCATGTTCATCACCCTGGAGGACGAGACCGGCATCGCCAACCTCGTCGTCTGGCCAAAGGTCTTCGACGCCCAACGCCGCATCATCCTTTCCGCCGGGATGATCGCGGCAGCGGGGCGCGTGCAGCGCGACGGCGAGGTCGTGCATCTGGTCATCTACCGTCTCACCGATCTCTCGGCGGAACTGGCTAGCATCGGACAGCGCGGCGTGGCATTCCCCCTGCCCCACGGTCGCGGCGACGAGGTCCATCGCGGCGCGCCGGCGTCAGATCCACGCACCCCCGCCGCGGCGGGGGCGCAGGTTGCCCCGCCGCAAACGCCCAATCCCCGCGACATCTACATCCCGGACCTGCACATCGACAGCGTGAAGGTAAAGGCGAAGAATTTCCGGTGA
- a CDS encoding type II toxin-antitoxin system RelE/ParE family toxin produces the protein MQFAYHPHVGRDLQAIAEHVATVSGSKAAAERRLDEIDNLVAEIGRSPNSGARIGNGWLVRHGGAGQKITIVFGLDDSRDCVQIGIIAFGRQNWEPKASQRAGHWCK, from the coding sequence ATGCAGTTCGCGTATCACCCGCATGTCGGGCGGGATCTTCAGGCCATAGCAGAGCATGTCGCAACCGTATCTGGCAGCAAAGCAGCTGCAGAGCGCCGACTTGATGAAATCGACAACCTGGTAGCGGAGATTGGGCGTTCGCCAAATTCCGGCGCCCGTATCGGCAATGGTTGGCTCGTCCGCCATGGTGGTGCCGGCCAGAAGATCACAATCGTTTTTGGTCTGGATGACAGCAGAGACTGCGTTCAAATTGGTATCATCGCTTTTGGCAGGCAGAACTGGGAGCCGAAAGCATCTCAGAGAGCCGGGCATTGGTGCAAGTAA